One stretch of Nocardioides perillae DNA includes these proteins:
- a CDS encoding flagellar basal body-associated FliL family protein, with amino-acid sequence MSVVLVLTVVVAAGWILWRPAAGGEAKPELGEVVALEPVQLNLSGGRFLRIGIALQLAEGAEEVEGSRALDALISAASGRQLAEINSPDGREALQSEIRRDVLERYEEAVLDVYLTEFVTQ; translated from the coding sequence GTGAGCGTGGTGCTGGTGTTGACCGTCGTCGTGGCGGCGGGCTGGATCCTGTGGCGGCCAGCAGCAGGTGGCGAGGCGAAGCCGGAGCTCGGCGAAGTGGTGGCCCTGGAGCCGGTGCAGCTCAATCTGAGCGGCGGGCGGTTTCTGCGGATCGGCATTGCGCTGCAGTTGGCCGAGGGCGCGGAGGAGGTCGAAGGGAGCAGGGCGTTGGACGCGCTGATCAGCGCCGCGAGTGGTCGTCAGCTGGCCGAGATCAACTCGCCGGACGGACGCGAGGCGTTGCAGTCAGAGATCCGACGAGACGTCCTGGAGCGCTACGAGGAGGCAGTGCTCGACGTCTACCTCACCGAGTTCGTCACCCAGTGA
- a CDS encoding BlaI/MecI/CopY family transcriptional regulator has product MKQFGDLETVLMDVLWASRRPLTTRDVLELLDEDHKRAYTTVMTVLDNLHRKGYVSRRRDGRAFAYRPVRSREEHTAALMEQLLTVGGDPAATLLHFVEHLEEEEATQLRAMLDRLGEGES; this is encoded by the coding sequence GTGAAGCAGTTCGGCGATCTCGAAACAGTGCTCATGGACGTGCTTTGGGCCAGTCGTAGGCCGCTCACGACGCGTGACGTGCTCGAACTCCTCGACGAGGACCACAAGCGCGCCTACACCACCGTGATGACTGTCCTGGACAACCTGCACCGCAAGGGTTACGTCTCGCGACGACGCGACGGTCGCGCTTTCGCCTACCGTCCCGTGCGCTCGCGCGAGGAGCACACCGCGGCGCTCATGGAACAGCTCCTGACGGTCGGCGGCGACCCCGCCGCGACCTTGCTGCACTTTGTCGAGCACCTCGAGGAGGAGGAGGCCACGCAGTTGCGGGCCATGCTGGATCGTCTCGGGGAGGGAGAATCGTGA
- a CDS encoding M48 family metalloprotease translates to MTAPVLLTLLAVVAGALGPQVRRLRWLRRSPRGGILVWQALSWCFLSSVFLAGVALMLPAVPLEVDHGFAALLGACAEAIGKHYSSPAQGVVSLAGVLTVAGLVRLSLLGLRESRELRAARTRQRGALQLVARPGPGAGVWVVDDPRTAAYCLPGSRGMVVISTGVVDRLSPDELSAVLAHERAHLRGRHHLARHLSDVLSRAFPLVPLLRTAAEEVPKLLELRADDVAAAVHGRRALARALVRLAAAPATPVPATSGALHAAAMQTLARVERLTAPSDRRRGPLTAGIVALSVSAVSIAPLVAVAAPAVLALAHHYCPELLPF, encoded by the coding sequence GTGACCGCGCCGGTGTTGTTGACGCTGCTCGCGGTCGTCGCTGGGGCGCTGGGGCCACAGGTGCGGCGGCTTCGGTGGCTGCGCCGTTCACCTCGTGGTGGCATCTTGGTGTGGCAGGCACTGAGTTGGTGCTTCTTGTCATCGGTCTTCCTCGCTGGCGTCGCCCTGATGTTGCCGGCCGTTCCGCTCGAGGTGGATCACGGGTTCGCCGCGTTGCTCGGAGCCTGTGCCGAGGCGATCGGCAAGCACTACTCGAGTCCCGCACAAGGGGTGGTCTCACTCGCCGGTGTGCTGACCGTCGCTGGCCTGGTGCGATTGTCGTTGCTGGGGCTGCGAGAGTCCCGCGAGTTGCGAGCTGCGCGCACGCGGCAACGTGGTGCACTGCAGCTCGTCGCCCGGCCTGGTCCGGGCGCGGGCGTGTGGGTCGTCGACGACCCGCGGACCGCGGCCTATTGCTTGCCGGGGTCGCGGGGGATGGTGGTGATCTCGACCGGTGTGGTGGACCGGCTCTCGCCGGATGAGCTCTCGGCGGTGCTGGCTCACGAGCGCGCCCACCTGCGTGGGCGACACCACCTCGCGCGCCACCTCAGTGACGTGCTCTCGCGTGCTTTTCCACTGGTCCCGTTGCTTCGGACGGCCGCCGAAGAGGTGCCGAAGCTGCTCGAGCTGCGGGCCGACGACGTCGCGGCTGCGGTTCACGGGCGGCGCGCCTTGGCGCGCGCGCTGGTGCGGTTGGCCGCGGCGCCGGCGACACCGGTGCCGGCGACCTCGGGGGCGTTGCACGCTGCCGCGATGCAGACGCTGGCGAGGGTGGAGCGGCTCACGGCTCCGTCTGACCGGCGACGTGGACCGTTGACCGCCGGGATCGTCGCGCTGTCGGTCAGCGCCGTGAGCATCGCTCCGCTCGTGGCAGTCGCAGCGCCAGCCGTGCTTGCACTAGCTCATCACTACTGCCCGGAACTCCTCCCGTTCTGA
- a CDS encoding M15 family metallopeptidase: MDASLEADSTSGFNCRRADQINAPVLASPHANGRAIDVNPRENPWLDLRCDCWSPTAGTRFRRPGPGVILRGGPVWRAFTREGWIWQNIDVPDYMHFDTGYPSAPFEPPRRVPTPSTPSS, translated from the coding sequence GTGGATGCCAGCCTGGAGGCCGACAGCACCTCCGGCTTCAACTGCCGTCGCGCAGACCAGATCAACGCCCCGGTCCTCGCCTCACCGCACGCCAACGGCCGCGCCATCGACGTCAATCCGCGCGAGAACCCCTGGCTGGACCTGCGGTGCGACTGCTGGTCCCCCACGGCGGGGACCCGGTTCCGCCGCCCCGGCCCCGGTGTGATCTTGCGCGGCGGCCCCGTGTGGCGGGCCTTCACGCGCGAGGGCTGGATCTGGCAGAACATCGACGTTCCGGACTACATGCACTTCGACACCGGCTACCCCTCCGCGCCTTTCGAACCGCCCCGCCGGGTGCCGACACCGTCCACACCCAGCAGCTGA
- a CDS encoding GNAT family N-acetyltransferase encodes MTTISIRPMTSSDLDVVVQQHLEHFPTGFFARLGSQYLRTYYRTYLDSSDAAAAVAADRDGRTVGFAVGVIDPRAHRVHLLETHRSRLAVAGIAALVTRPHLWPRFVQTRLVPYTRKLFAPPDRVGPGEGQRIAVLQHIVVDPSAEGRGVGTALLEFFVDAAATARREQIILVTRTGGPAEDFYVARGWTRREPHCTMDGTWLTAFSLCLGPNRSEAQDEGPAHQHRDDDAPYEKEDRTS; translated from the coding sequence GTGACGACGATTTCGATCCGCCCCATGACGTCGAGTGACCTCGACGTCGTGGTGCAGCAACACCTCGAACATTTCCCGACCGGCTTCTTCGCTCGCTTGGGTTCGCAGTACCTCCGCACGTACTACCGCACCTACCTCGACAGCTCGGACGCCGCCGCTGCAGTGGCGGCCGACCGCGACGGCCGTACCGTCGGTTTCGCCGTAGGCGTCATCGACCCCCGCGCGCACCGCGTTCACTTGCTGGAGACCCACCGATCAAGGCTCGCGGTTGCCGGCATCGCAGCATTGGTGACACGACCGCACCTGTGGCCGCGGTTCGTCCAAACCCGCCTCGTGCCCTACACGCGCAAGTTGTTCGCCCCGCCGGACAGAGTCGGCCCCGGCGAGGGTCAGCGCATCGCCGTGCTGCAGCACATCGTCGTTGATCCGTCCGCCGAGGGTCGCGGCGTAGGAACCGCGTTGCTGGAGTTCTTCGTGGACGCCGCCGCCACGGCGCGACGTGAGCAGATCATCCTGGTGACCCGCACAGGCGGGCCGGCCGAGGACTTCTACGTGGCCCGCGGGTGGACCCGTCGTGAACCCCACTGCACGATGGACGGCACGTGGCTCACGGCGTTCAGCCTGTGCCTGGGGCCGAACCGCAGCGAAGCCCAAGACGAAGGTCCAGCTCACCAGCACCGCGACGACGACGCTCCCTACGAGAAGGAGGACCGCACCTCGTGA
- the lnt gene encoding apolipoprotein N-acyltransferase: MTASLRTHSMSVAAGVVSGAGLAAAAQPLGWWWAAPFAVAVFVSSARTPSATDVLLLGGVTGVAWTVLTASWITTVGGAALVALSAVMALWLTLVAAVARLVTRWPGWPLWTALVWTVAEDAWASWPLGGFPWLRLAWTVVDAPWEGWLRWGGVSAATTVVAGCGCVLAAFVGHRPGWAQPAPPTLATRASIAIATSLVALSPLFAALVAPLDVESTAALRVAAVQSGVPGGSRDVAANGEAVTASLASLTVDELGTQRPDLVVWPENATAADPRRSDRVREELERASAAIDAPLLVGTITDGPTPDTAYNQARVWQRGADQGAVYTKRNVVPFGEYVPWRDTLTRLGVGRVTEVPRDMLPGPRQRPVRVAGATLGILICFDVAARDSVSDLVIDGAELLVVQTSNATFTGTRQLEQQLAITRARAVEAGRTVVVASTTGVSAIITPDGEVSVRSRGRTGQVLTASAPLRSRIAPAIVVGPWVSRVALAALLMGAGIVHLRRRAGRADPHAHLHPRSATVPMTSVDPVSSGEVRSASVAPSEVPRLAVGRADTSNGRLGPAPY; the protein is encoded by the coding sequence GTGACTGCCTCCCTCCGCACGCACTCGATGTCCGTGGCGGCTGGCGTCGTCAGCGGAGCGGGGCTCGCTGCCGCCGCGCAGCCATTGGGGTGGTGGTGGGCTGCACCGTTCGCGGTGGCCGTCTTCGTGTCGTCGGCACGCACACCTTCAGCCACTGACGTGCTGCTGCTGGGCGGGGTCACCGGCGTGGCCTGGACGGTGCTGACAGCGTCGTGGATCACGACAGTCGGGGGCGCCGCTCTCGTGGCCCTCAGCGCCGTGATGGCGCTGTGGCTGACCCTCGTCGCTGCGGTTGCTCGACTCGTCACTCGATGGCCTGGCTGGCCGTTGTGGACTGCCCTGGTCTGGACGGTCGCGGAGGACGCGTGGGCGAGCTGGCCGCTCGGGGGGTTCCCCTGGTTGCGGCTGGCGTGGACGGTGGTGGATGCGCCGTGGGAGGGCTGGCTGAGGTGGGGCGGCGTCTCGGCGGCGACCACAGTGGTCGCTGGCTGTGGCTGCGTGCTCGCAGCATTCGTCGGACACAGGCCCGGGTGGGCGCAGCCCGCACCGCCGACGCTCGCGACCCGGGCCTCGATCGCGATCGCCACCTCCCTGGTGGCACTGTCGCCGCTCTTCGCCGCCCTGGTCGCCCCGCTGGACGTCGAGTCCACCGCGGCCCTGCGTGTTGCCGCAGTGCAGAGCGGCGTGCCAGGAGGCAGCAGAGATGTTGCTGCCAACGGTGAAGCCGTGACAGCGTCCCTCGCCAGCCTGACCGTCGACGAGCTGGGAACTCAGCGACCAGATCTTGTGGTGTGGCCAGAGAACGCCACCGCGGCTGACCCGCGGCGCTCTGACCGAGTCCGCGAGGAACTTGAGCGGGCCAGCGCGGCGATCGACGCTCCCCTGCTGGTCGGGACGATCACTGACGGCCCGACCCCAGACACGGCTTACAACCAGGCCCGAGTCTGGCAGCGTGGTGCCGACCAAGGGGCCGTGTACACCAAGCGCAATGTCGTCCCCTTCGGGGAATACGTGCCGTGGCGCGACACCCTCACCCGCCTGGGTGTCGGACGCGTTACAGAGGTGCCCCGCGACATGCTCCCGGGGCCACGCCAGCGCCCGGTTCGGGTCGCCGGCGCGACCCTGGGCATCCTCATCTGCTTCGACGTCGCGGCCCGCGACTCCGTCTCTGACCTGGTGATCGACGGCGCCGAACTCCTGGTCGTCCAGACCAGCAACGCCACCTTCACCGGCACCCGCCAACTCGAGCAACAACTGGCGATCACGCGGGCACGAGCTGTCGAGGCGGGCAGGACCGTGGTGGTGGCCTCGACCACCGGCGTCTCAGCGATCATCACTCCGGATGGCGAGGTCTCGGTGCGATCGAGGGGCCGAACTGGGCAGGTGTTGACCGCTTCGGCGCCGTTGCGCAGCCGCATCGCGCCCGCCATCGTCGTCGGGCCCTGGGTGTCCCGCGTGGCGCTCGCCGCCCTGCTCATGGGGGCGGGCATCGTGCACCTTCGCCGGCGAGCCGGCCGGGCGGACCCGCACGCGCACCTCCACCCGAGGTCCGCGACGGTGCCGATGACCTCAGTCGATCCCGTGAGCTCAGGCGAGGTGAGGTCGGCGTCGGTTGCGCCGAGCGAGGTGCCTCGACTGGCGGTCGGGCGGGCGGACACGTCGAATGGGCGACTAGGTCCCGCGCCGTACTAG
- a CDS encoding FG-GAP-like repeat-containing protein, with protein MSPESWRFRALALLVTLALVGVTAVVALPRAAPEGRRAVALVSMAPIDVVVEEYPVLPTVPGRLGYSRTAGGRTDALRVVRSLAVPAAGYATVGLVWDRDESPRAPDLRLEVRTMTAGEASQWVDMEYDAEHDADLSTPEGRRSRAGTDPYPVGRVDSVQVRATVPPGQRVPPSLTLSVVDPGTPRLVREERAELAPAGDAATVGQDGERSATAPPIFSRRQWGADETLRDKDSLHFGTVRMGFVHHTVNANDYTAADVPALLRGIYAYHTRSRGWSDIGYNFLVDRFGRIWEGRAGGVERAVVGAHTRGFNEDSFAMSALGNFETTRPTQAMLDAYTSLFAWKLDLHGVMRSGRVTVDGNSFDVVSGHSDADSTACPGRYLYQRLADIRARVAAATPEPSRPPTEGPPTSSTPPVPTRQVLGSPIADVLLRDPGTKRLQVLPGGGGLVFAAPAPIDGVPAGARLVLAPGDLNRDGRRDLVLEVDGVLRSYLSTRRGPLRAGPRVDDLRGLDQLVGAGDVDRDGFADVLGRRSDGSVVLLSGQRGGALTRSRLMRTDWSDISTATPLADHDGDGMWEVLLTRDGRAWTHDIGARRLGDPVPVPGSWPFNAIASGVDLTLDGHPDLVARRPGGALVILPGRPGGGWTSAVGAVPGLRDVTPVALGRWGRRTTRNASVLATAPSGDLVLLSRVGRADVEPAVRTRVSLRRARAVLSAGDWDLDGDGDVAFLRGDDRVLLVPGNGEGGFDAPKLLAGNPKGLTQVRGAGDLTGDRWPDVVGISNGRTVIAPGRGLGRFRRSIDLGPAARHLAGTVQWDRDRKPDLVQVSAGGQVRLRRGTGTGRFGAARVVGRVPRWAIDVIAAGDLTGDGRADLLLLRSSSSGADLWLLPRSGPRFSGLRRLAAPSAADLVG; from the coding sequence GTGAGCCCCGAATCGTGGCGGTTCCGAGCGCTGGCCCTCTTGGTGACCCTTGCCCTCGTCGGCGTGACGGCCGTCGTCGCGTTGCCTCGCGCTGCACCCGAGGGTCGTCGGGCGGTGGCGCTGGTGTCGATGGCGCCGATCGACGTCGTCGTCGAGGAGTACCCGGTGTTGCCGACTGTGCCGGGGAGGCTCGGCTACTCCCGAACTGCCGGTGGGCGAACGGATGCACTGAGGGTGGTGCGGTCGCTGGCGGTGCCGGCAGCGGGCTACGCCACCGTCGGCCTGGTGTGGGATCGGGACGAGTCCCCGCGGGCACCGGATCTGCGTCTCGAGGTCCGCACCATGACCGCAGGCGAAGCAAGCCAGTGGGTCGACATGGAGTACGACGCCGAGCACGACGCTGATCTCTCGACGCCCGAAGGACGTCGTTCTCGGGCCGGAACGGATCCCTACCCGGTCGGGCGGGTCGACTCTGTGCAGGTCCGGGCCACCGTGCCCCCCGGCCAACGGGTGCCCCCGAGCTTGACCCTGTCCGTGGTGGATCCAGGAACCCCTCGGCTTGTCCGCGAGGAAAGAGCGGAGCTCGCGCCCGCGGGCGACGCGGCCACCGTCGGCCAAGACGGGGAGCGATCCGCGACCGCGCCGCCGATCTTCTCTCGGCGTCAGTGGGGGGCCGACGAGACGCTCCGCGACAAGGACTCGCTCCACTTCGGCACCGTTCGCATGGGTTTCGTCCACCACACTGTCAACGCGAACGACTACACGGCTGCTGACGTCCCAGCGCTGCTGAGGGGGATCTACGCGTACCACACGCGGTCGCGTGGGTGGAGCGACATCGGCTACAACTTCCTCGTCGACCGTTTCGGCCGCATCTGGGAAGGGCGTGCCGGCGGCGTAGAACGTGCGGTGGTCGGCGCTCACACGCGTGGCTTCAACGAGGACTCGTTCGCGATGTCGGCCCTCGGCAACTTCGAGACCACCCGCCCCACCCAAGCGATGCTCGACGCGTACACCTCACTGTTCGCGTGGAAGCTCGACCTCCACGGCGTCATGCGCTCCGGACGGGTCACCGTCGACGGCAACAGCTTCGACGTGGTCAGCGGACACAGCGACGCCGACAGCACTGCATGCCCCGGCCGGTACCTCTACCAGCGGCTGGCGGACATCCGAGCACGGGTCGCAGCCGCAACACCCGAGCCCAGTCGACCACCTACCGAGGGTCCACCGACATCGAGCACACCTCCCGTGCCCACTCGACAGGTCCTCGGCTCACCGATAGCCGACGTGCTCCTCCGCGACCCCGGCACCAAGAGGCTTCAGGTGCTGCCTGGCGGAGGTGGCTTGGTATTCGCGGCTCCGGCCCCGATCGACGGCGTCCCTGCCGGTGCGCGGCTCGTGCTGGCGCCGGGCGACCTCAACCGCGACGGCCGCCGAGACCTGGTGCTGGAGGTCGATGGGGTGCTCCGCAGCTACCTCAGCACGCGGCGCGGACCCCTGCGCGCTGGCCCCCGCGTCGACGATCTACGTGGCCTTGACCAACTCGTGGGCGCGGGAGACGTCGACCGGGACGGGTTCGCCGACGTCCTCGGTCGCCGAAGCGACGGCAGCGTCGTGCTGCTCTCTGGTCAGCGCGGCGGAGCGCTGACCAGATCACGCCTCATGCGCACCGACTGGTCCGACATCTCCACCGCGACCCCGCTTGCCGATCACGATGGCGACGGCATGTGGGAGGTGCTCCTCACTCGTGATGGTCGCGCCTGGACCCACGACATCGGTGCGCGGCGACTCGGCGACCCCGTACCGGTTCCTGGTTCGTGGCCCTTCAACGCCATCGCGAGCGGCGTGGACCTCACGCTCGACGGACACCCTGACCTAGTCGCTCGGAGACCCGGCGGGGCACTCGTCATCTTGCCGGGCCGGCCCGGTGGCGGGTGGACCAGCGCAGTGGGAGCCGTTCCCGGGCTCCGTGACGTAACGCCGGTCGCCCTCGGCAGGTGGGGTCGCCGGACGACGCGCAACGCGTCGGTTCTCGCGACGGCTCCCTCTGGAGATCTTGTGCTGTTGTCGCGCGTCGGCCGAGCCGACGTGGAGCCCGCGGTGCGGACGCGAGTCTCCCTGCGTCGCGCTCGAGCCGTGCTGAGTGCGGGGGACTGGGACCTTGACGGCGACGGCGATGTCGCGTTCCTACGAGGCGACGATCGTGTGCTGCTCGTGCCCGGGAACGGCGAAGGTGGTTTCGACGCCCCCAAGCTCCTCGCAGGCAACCCGAAGGGCCTCACGCAGGTGCGAGGTGCGGGCGACCTCACAGGTGACCGATGGCCGGACGTGGTCGGCATCAGCAACGGCCGGACCGTTATTGCACCCGGGCGTGGACTCGGCAGGTTTCGGCGCTCGATCGATCTAGGACCCGCAGCCCGTCACCTCGCCGGAACTGTCCAGTGGGACCGCGACCGCAAGCCGGACCTGGTCCAAGTCTCGGCGGGCGGGCAGGTGCGGCTCCGCCGCGGCACCGGGACAGGACGATTCGGGGCCGCACGCGTCGTGGGCCGGGTGCCGCGGTGGGCGATCGACGTGATCGCCGCCGGGGACCTGACGGGTGACGGACGAGCAGACCTGCTGCTACTGCGTAGCAGCAGCAGTGGGGCCGACCTGTGGCTGCTACCGCGCAGTGGCCCACGCTTCTCCGGTCTGCGGCGGCTTGCGGCGCCGTCTGCGGCGGACCTGGTGGGCTGA
- a CDS encoding TetR family transcriptional regulator has product MRAAVLKAAMTLAHARGVRGISMGLIANAAGISRAALYKYFPGVDDILVAAHAEHVASHLAALEAARSCASTPGDALAILLGSYGQICAHRGHQCRSTSTPSSTPGTARTSSICHPRPAHLRYH; this is encoded by the coding sequence GTGCGAGCGGCCGTCCTCAAGGCCGCCATGACACTGGCCCACGCCCGCGGCGTCAGAGGCATCTCCATGGGCCTCATCGCCAACGCGGCCGGCATCAGCCGCGCGGCGTTGTACAAGTACTTTCCAGGCGTCGATGACATTCTCGTCGCCGCGCATGCCGAGCACGTCGCGAGCCACCTCGCAGCCCTCGAAGCGGCGCGTTCCTGCGCCAGCACCCCCGGCGACGCGCTGGCGATCTTGTTGGGCAGCTACGGCCAAATTTGCGCGCATCGTGGCCACCAGTGCCGCTCGACGTCGACGCCCTCGTCCACGCCGGGCACAGCACGCACGTCATCGATCTGCCATCCGCGACCTGCTCACCTGCGCTATCACTGA
- a CDS encoding F510_1955 family glycosylhydrolase encodes MPVLPAMGHVHGIGMNPADDDVYVATHTGVYRVSDDAAPRRVADRYQDTMGFTVVGPDQFLASGHPDLQERSELDLPIHLGLIASDDAAQTWQARSLAGGADFHALDVADNTVFGYDSLTGRVLRSSGQEAWTELYAGPVLDLAAHPARTGAVLVSDPEGRLTLHRDGARSTPLPNAPRLGPVDWPTDTLLVGADARGGLHRSADRGRTWVAAGSVSGPVQALDVSDEVWLAATDTAVLRSYDEGANWQPLVRFR; translated from the coding sequence GTGCCCGTGCTGCCCGCGATGGGACACGTGCACGGCATTGGGATGAACCCGGCCGACGACGACGTCTACGTCGCTACTCACACGGGCGTGTACCGCGTCTCGGATGATGCGGCTCCGCGAAGGGTTGCGGACCGCTACCAGGACACGATGGGCTTCACCGTGGTTGGGCCCGACCAATTCCTCGCCAGCGGTCACCCCGACCTCCAGGAGCGCAGCGAGCTCGATCTCCCGATCCACCTCGGACTCATCGCCAGCGACGACGCCGCGCAGACCTGGCAGGCCCGTTCGCTAGCCGGCGGGGCCGACTTCCACGCGCTGGACGTCGCGGACAACACGGTCTTCGGCTACGACTCGCTCACCGGGCGGGTCCTGCGGTCGTCCGGACAGGAAGCATGGACGGAGCTGTACGCCGGACCAGTGCTCGACCTCGCGGCTCATCCCGCACGAACCGGCGCCGTCCTCGTCTCCGACCCGGAGGGCCGCCTGACACTGCACCGCGACGGAGCCCGGTCGACGCCCTTGCCGAACGCGCCGCGCCTCGGCCCCGTCGACTGGCCCACCGACACGCTCCTGGTCGGCGCCGACGCCCGAGGTGGGCTCCACCGCAGCGCGGACCGAGGACGCACCTGGGTCGCCGCAGGGTCGGTCTCCGGACCGGTGCAAGCGCTCGACGTGAGCGACGAGGTCTGGCTGGCTGCGACGGACACCGCCGTGCTCCGGTCGTATGATGAAGGCGCCAATTGGCAGCCACTCGTCCGCTTTCGCTGA
- a CDS encoding DUF305 domain-containing protein, whose product MHTTQLRRATAGTVTALLAAITLAACSSDEASSGADHNEADVAFASDMIVHHAQALDMAQMVDGKEVSSEVEELAAEIEAAQAPEIEQMSGWLEQWGEDVPDPAAMDHSGMDMGSGDMGMDMEMPGMMTAEDMAALETAEGAQFEQLWLSMMVEHHQGAIEMAETEQDQGEFDPAVDLAGEIADAQAEEIERMQALLEQL is encoded by the coding sequence ATGCACACAACACAACTTCGCCGCGCCACCGCCGGCACCGTCACGGCCCTGCTCGCCGCGATCACCCTCGCCGCCTGCTCCAGCGACGAGGCTTCGTCCGGGGCCGACCACAACGAGGCCGACGTGGCCTTCGCCAGCGACATGATCGTCCACCACGCGCAAGCGCTGGACATGGCGCAGATGGTCGACGGCAAGGAGGTCTCGTCCGAAGTAGAGGAACTCGCCGCCGAGATCGAGGCCGCGCAGGCACCCGAAATCGAGCAGATGAGCGGCTGGCTCGAGCAGTGGGGCGAGGACGTGCCGGACCCGGCTGCCATGGACCACTCCGGCATGGACATGGGCTCTGGTGACATGGGAATGGATATGGAGATGCCCGGCATGATGACCGCCGAGGACATGGCCGCTCTCGAGACGGCCGAGGGTGCCCAGTTCGAGCAGCTGTGGCTCTCGATGATGGTCGAACACCACCAGGGGGCCATCGAGATGGCCGAGACCGAGCAGGACCAGGGCGAATTCGACCCCGCCGTCGACCTCGCCGGCGAGATCGCCGACGCGCAAGCTGAGGAGATCGAGCGGATGCAGGCGTTGCTCGAGCAGCTCTGA
- a CDS encoding helix-turn-helix transcriptional regulator, translated as MSTTKLGLEPLIGVEELADYLGVPVQTIYDWRLSGRAPRAFKLGKHLRFAVRDVQQWLEDHHEADHE; from the coding sequence ATGAGTACGACGAAGCTGGGGCTCGAGCCCCTGATCGGGGTCGAGGAGCTCGCCGACTACCTCGGTGTCCCCGTGCAGACCATCTACGACTGGCGGCTCTCCGGTCGGGCGCCGCGGGCCTTCAAGCTCGGTAAGCACCTGCGGTTCGCGGTCAGAGACGTGCAGCAGTGGCTCGAGGACCACCACGAGGCCGACCATGAGTAG
- a CDS encoding tyrosine-type recombinase/integrase yields MSRPRIPIGGYGEIAFITRGRGKVEARTRFRDWDGRTRLVQATASSRPAAEVALKKKLTQRNAFQPVDTTLTPDSPFPALVDYWLADLDLEGRIAPATRFNYERDMRRLALPAFQGFTLREIGVARCDALLKQLGNSSYSSAKRARTVLRQSFALAVRHEVLPRNPIDNVSRLHKPKRTPTALTAAEVNAIRAVIKAWESATGTSGPNPDGQLGQIVEVMLGTSARIGEVLAIRRRDLDLTTPAATLRICGTVISERGTGSYRQEHPKTDASSRVIALPSFTAEALRRRMAIMRDHSLDALVFCSREGTPLTTANVRRQLRKVLGDAGIEGVTPHMFRRTVATVVNEQASLNLASELLGHTDPKVTVEHYVRRNEQVNPLTAELLDQAFAREDD; encoded by the coding sequence ATGAGTAGGCCGCGGATCCCGATCGGCGGGTACGGCGAGATCGCGTTCATCACGCGCGGCAGGGGCAAGGTCGAGGCGCGCACGCGTTTCCGGGACTGGGACGGCCGGACCCGTCTCGTCCAGGCGACCGCGTCGTCACGGCCGGCGGCAGAGGTGGCGCTGAAGAAGAAGCTCACGCAGCGCAACGCCTTCCAGCCCGTCGACACGACGCTGACGCCGGACAGCCCGTTCCCGGCGCTCGTCGACTACTGGCTCGCCGACCTCGACCTCGAAGGCCGGATCGCACCCGCGACCCGGTTCAACTACGAGCGCGACATGCGCCGCCTGGCCCTGCCGGCGTTCCAGGGCTTCACCCTGCGCGAGATCGGGGTCGCCCGTTGCGATGCCCTGCTGAAGCAGTTGGGCAACAGCTCGTACTCGTCGGCCAAGCGCGCTCGGACCGTGCTGCGGCAGTCGTTCGCACTCGCGGTGAGGCACGAGGTGCTCCCGCGCAACCCGATCGACAACGTCTCCCGCCTCCACAAGCCGAAGCGCACACCGACCGCCCTGACCGCGGCGGAGGTCAACGCCATCCGCGCGGTGATCAAGGCCTGGGAGTCCGCAACGGGCACCTCCGGCCCGAACCCCGATGGACAGCTCGGCCAGATCGTCGAGGTCATGCTCGGCACCTCCGCCCGGATCGGCGAGGTGCTGGCCATCCGCCGCCGCGACCTAGACCTGACCACGCCGGCCGCGACGCTGCGGATCTGCGGAACGGTGATCTCCGAGCGTGGCACGGGGAGCTATCGCCAGGAGCATCCCAAGACCGACGCGTCGAGCCGGGTGATCGCGCTGCCGAGCTTCACCGCCGAGGCCTTGCGTCGGCGGATGGCGATCATGCGGGACCACTCGCTCGACGCCCTGGTGTTCTGCAGCCGCGAGGGCACGCCGCTGACGACCGCGAACGTGCGCCGGCAGCTCCGCAAGGTCCTCGGCGACGCTGGCATCGAGGGCGTCACGCCCCACATGTTCCGGCGGACCGTCGCCACCGTGGTGAACGAGCAGGCAAGTCTCAATCTCGCCTCCGAACTGCTCGGTCACACCGACCCGAAGGTGACCGTCGAGCACTACGTCCGCCGCAACGAGCAGGTGAACCCGCTGACCGCCGAGCTGCTCGACCAAGCGTTCGCTCGGGAGGACGACTAA